The Nocardioides pantholopis genome window below encodes:
- a CDS encoding acyl-CoA dehydrogenase family protein: protein MSTFTESEERQELRRQVAKLAGKYGRDYFTAQARSGGKTTDLWLEIGRTGYLGINIPEEYGGGGGGIGDIAAVCEELAAQGCPLLLMVVSPAICGTVIGRFGTEEQKRRWLPGIADGTGTMAFAITEPDAGSNSHRISTTARRDPDSPDGGWLLSGRKVYISGVDEADHVLVVARTEDRSTEDGGTGRLKPCLFVVPTDALGFEAQEIAMEIVSPEKQFTVFLDDVRLPADALVGDEDAGLVQLFAGLNPERIMAASFATGLARHALDRATAYAKERVVWKAPIGAHQAVAHPLAESHIEVEMARLMTQKAAALCDAGDDVGAGEAANMAKYAAGEACVRAVDRAVQVHGGNGATQEYGVAGLLVASRVTRIAPVSREMILNYVAMHSLGLPKSY, encoded by the coding sequence ATGAGCACGTTCACCGAGTCCGAGGAGCGCCAGGAGCTGCGCCGCCAGGTCGCGAAGCTGGCCGGCAAGTACGGCCGCGACTACTTCACCGCGCAGGCCCGCAGCGGGGGCAAGACCACCGACCTGTGGCTGGAGATCGGCCGCACCGGCTACCTCGGCATCAACATCCCCGAGGAGTACGGCGGCGGGGGCGGCGGCATCGGGGACATCGCGGCGGTCTGCGAGGAGCTCGCCGCCCAGGGCTGCCCGCTGCTGCTGATGGTGGTCAGCCCCGCGATCTGCGGCACGGTGATCGGCCGGTTCGGCACCGAGGAGCAGAAGCGGCGCTGGCTGCCCGGCATCGCCGACGGCACCGGCACCATGGCCTTCGCGATCACCGAGCCCGACGCCGGGTCCAACTCCCACCGGATCTCGACCACCGCGCGCCGCGACCCGGACTCGCCGGATGGCGGCTGGCTGCTGTCCGGCCGCAAGGTCTACATCTCCGGGGTCGACGAGGCCGACCACGTGCTGGTCGTGGCCCGCACCGAGGACCGCTCCACCGAGGACGGCGGGACCGGCCGGCTCAAGCCGTGCCTGTTCGTGGTGCCGACCGACGCTCTGGGCTTCGAGGCCCAGGAGATCGCGATGGAGATCGTCTCCCCGGAGAAGCAGTTCACTGTCTTCCTCGACGACGTCCGGCTCCCGGCCGACGCGCTCGTCGGCGACGAGGACGCCGGGCTGGTGCAGCTCTTCGCGGGCCTGAACCCCGAGCGGATCATGGCCGCCTCGTTCGCCACCGGGCTCGCGCGGCACGCGTTGGACCGGGCCACTGCATACGCCAAGGAGCGGGTCGTGTGGAAGGCGCCGATCGGGGCCCACCAGGCAGTCGCCCATCCGCTGGCGGAGTCGCACATCGAGGTCGAGATGGCCCGGCTGATGACCCAGAAGGCGGCGGCGCTGTGCGACGCCGGCGACGATGTCGGCGCCGGCGAGGCCGCGAACATGGCGAAGTACGCCGCCGGCGAGGCGTGCGTGCGCGCAGTCGACCGGGCGGTGCAGGTCCACGGCGGCAACGGCGCCACCCAGGAGTACGGCGTCGCCGGCCTGCTGGTGGCCTCCCGAGTCACCCGGATCGCCCCGGTGAGCCGGGAGATGATCCTCAACTACGTGGCCATGCACTCGCTGGGGCTGCCCAAGTCCTACTGA